From Streptomyces sp. NBC_00370, a single genomic window includes:
- a CDS encoding nucleobase:cation symporter-2 family protein, whose product MDETLPPLKMVTSGLQHVAAMYAGVVAPPMIVGPAVGLDAKDTAFLMGASLFTAGIATLLQTLGFWKVGARLPFVNGVSFAGVTPMVAIGKDRGADGLIVIFGAIIVASLLGLVVTPYFSKLVRFFPPVVTGTVITLIGVSLLPVAFDWAQGGSAAGADRGSMRDLGMAGLTLLIVLVLRKVLRGFLQQIAILLGLVAGTLIAVPLGMTNLDAIRGAGLVGFPTPFHFGAPHFEAAAIVSMCVVMLVCMTESTADMLALGKIVERPAGRRTILGGLRADTVGSAISPLFNGFMCSAFAQNIGLVAMTKVRSRFVVATGGGILVLLGLCPVLASVIALVPLPVLGGAGIVLFGSVAASGVQTLASAALEKGENALIVAVALGIGLIPIAAPDFYHAFPKDLMVIFDSGISTGCVVAIALNLAFNHLGAKESSPPVPETDSVLSTVQG is encoded by the coding sequence GTGGACGAAACACTCCCGCCGCTCAAGATGGTCACCAGCGGACTGCAGCACGTGGCCGCGATGTACGCGGGCGTCGTCGCCCCGCCCATGATCGTGGGGCCCGCCGTGGGTCTCGACGCGAAGGACACCGCCTTTCTGATGGGCGCGAGTCTCTTCACCGCCGGCATCGCCACCCTGCTCCAGACCCTCGGGTTCTGGAAGGTCGGCGCCCGGCTCCCCTTCGTCAACGGCGTCTCGTTCGCCGGGGTGACCCCGATGGTCGCCATCGGCAAGGACAGGGGAGCCGACGGACTCATCGTCATCTTCGGCGCGATCATCGTCGCCAGCCTGCTCGGGCTCGTCGTCACGCCGTACTTCTCGAAGCTCGTGCGCTTCTTCCCACCGGTCGTCACCGGCACGGTCATCACCCTGATAGGGGTCTCGCTGCTGCCCGTCGCCTTCGACTGGGCGCAGGGCGGCTCGGCCGCCGGGGCCGACCGCGGCTCGATGCGTGATCTCGGCATGGCCGGGCTGACCTTGCTGATCGTGCTCGTGCTGCGCAAGGTGCTGCGCGGCTTCCTCCAGCAGATCGCCATCCTGCTCGGTCTGGTCGCCGGCACGCTCATCGCCGTACCGCTGGGGATGACCAACCTCGACGCGATCAGGGGCGCGGGCCTCGTCGGCTTCCCGACGCCGTTCCACTTCGGCGCACCGCACTTCGAGGCCGCCGCCATCGTCTCCATGTGTGTCGTCATGCTCGTCTGTATGACGGAGTCGACGGCCGACATGCTGGCGCTCGGCAAGATAGTCGAGCGGCCCGCCGGCCGGCGGACCATCCTCGGCGGGCTGCGTGCCGACACCGTGGGCAGCGCGATCAGTCCGCTGTTCAACGGCTTCATGTGCAGCGCCTTCGCGCAGAACATCGGGCTCGTCGCGATGACGAAGGTGCGCAGCCGGTTCGTCGTCGCCACCGGCGGCGGCATTCTCGTGCTGCTCGGGCTGTGTCCCGTCCTGGCGTCGGTGATCGCGCTCGTACCGCTGCCGGTGCTCGGCGGCGCGGGGATCGTCCTGTTCGGCTCGGTCGCGGCGAGCGGGGTACAGACCCTGGCCTCCGCCGCCCTGGAGAAGGGCGAGAACGCCCTGATCGTGGCCGTCGCGCTGGGCATCGGACTGATACCGATAGCGGCCCCCGACTTTTACCACGCCTTCCCGAAGGACCTGATGGTCATCTTCGACTCGGGCATCAGCACCGGCTGCGTCGTCGCCATCGCGCTCAATCTCGCCTTCAACCACCTTGGTGCGAAGGAGAGTTCACCGCCGGTACCGGAAACCGACAGTGTGCTCAGCACCGTGCAGGGCTGA
- a CDS encoding thiamine-binding protein — protein sequence MRLRVEFTTEPFDLDEAPAHAVVAREVVQGADLDAVDVGPFGNTAEGGAEEVLAAVGKLLRESLAAGATRVSLQVNVVDAAGADEGAAGEGDR from the coding sequence GTGCGACTGAGAGTGGAATTCACGACCGAACCCTTCGATCTCGACGAGGCGCCCGCGCACGCGGTGGTGGCGCGCGAGGTCGTCCAAGGGGCTGATCTTGACGCGGTCGACGTCGGTCCGTTCGGCAACACGGCCGAAGGTGGTGCGGAAGAGGTGCTCGCGGCGGTCGGGAAGCTGCTGCGCGAATCGCTCGCTGCCGGCGCCACCCGGGTCTCGCTCCAGGTGAACGTGGTGGACGCCGCCGGCGCGGACGAAGGCGCCGCCGGGGAGGGTGACCGGTGA
- a CDS encoding 8-oxoguanine deaminase, whose protein sequence is MTASRIVIENCAIATVDAQDTEYASGHVVIAGDRVESVGAGPAPQGLADVVRRIDGTGHLLTPGLVNTHHHFYQWITRGLATDHNLFNWLVALYPTWARIDEPMVRAAAQGSLAMLARGGVTTAMDHHYVYPRGSGDLTGAIIGAAKETGVRFTLARGSMDRGESDGGLPPDFAVETLEGALAATEETVDTYHDASFDAMTQIAVAPCSPFSVTTELMKQGAELARRKGVRLHTHGSETVEEEQFCKELFGMGPTDYFESTGWLGSDVWMAHCVHMNDSDIAAFARTGTGVAHCPSSNARLAAGIARVPDMLAAGVPVGLGVDGTASNESGELHTELRNALLINRLGAHREAALNARQALRLGTYGGAQVLGRADQIGSVEAGKLADLVLWKLDTVAHSSIADPVTALVFGAAAPVTLSLVGGRTVVEDNHLTTVDEDTVARSTRGEARRLARIAADG, encoded by the coding sequence ATGACGGCTTCGCGCATCGTCATCGAGAACTGTGCCATCGCGACCGTGGACGCCCAGGACACCGAGTACGCCTCGGGCCATGTCGTCATCGCGGGCGACCGCGTCGAGTCGGTCGGCGCCGGACCCGCCCCGCAGGGCCTCGCCGACGTCGTCCGCCGGATCGACGGCACCGGTCATCTCCTCACCCCTGGCCTGGTCAACACGCACCACCACTTCTACCAGTGGATCACCCGCGGGCTCGCCACCGACCACAACCTCTTCAACTGGCTCGTCGCGCTCTACCCGACCTGGGCGCGGATCGACGAACCGATGGTGCGCGCCGCCGCGCAGGGCTCCCTCGCGATGCTGGCCCGCGGCGGTGTCACCACCGCCATGGACCACCACTACGTCTACCCGCGCGGCTCGGGCGATCTGACCGGCGCCATCATCGGGGCGGCCAAGGAGACCGGCGTACGGTTCACCCTCGCCCGTGGCTCCATGGACCGCGGCGAGTCGGACGGCGGACTGCCGCCGGACTTCGCCGTCGAGACGCTCGAAGGCGCCCTGGCCGCGACCGAGGAGACCGTCGACACCTACCACGACGCCTCGTTCGACGCGATGACCCAGATCGCCGTCGCCCCCTGCTCGCCCTTCTCCGTCACCACCGAACTGATGAAGCAGGGCGCCGAGTTGGCCCGCCGCAAGGGGGTCAGGCTGCACACCCACGGCAGCGAGACCGTCGAGGAGGAGCAGTTCTGCAAGGAACTGTTCGGCATGGGACCCACCGACTACTTCGAGTCGACGGGCTGGCTCGGCTCCGACGTGTGGATGGCGCACTGCGTCCACATGAACGACTCCGACATCGCCGCCTTCGCCCGCACGGGCACCGGTGTGGCGCACTGTCCGTCGTCCAACGCCCGCCTGGCCGCCGGGATCGCGCGCGTCCCTGACATGCTCGCCGCCGGTGTACCGGTCGGCCTCGGGGTGGACGGCACGGCCTCCAACGAGTCCGGCGAACTCCACACCGAACTGCGCAACGCCCTGCTCATCAACCGCCTCGGCGCCCACCGCGAAGCGGCGCTCAACGCCCGGCAGGCACTGCGCCTCGGTACCTACGGCGGGGCCCAAGTGCTGGGCCGCGCCGACCAGATCGGCTCCGTCGAGGCCGGCAAACTCGCCGACCTCGTGCTCTGGAAGCTGGACACCGTCGCCCACTCCTCCATCGCCGACCCGGTGACCGCACTGGTCTTCGGCGCTGCGGCCCCCGTCACCCTCTCGCTCGTCGGCGGCAGGACCGTCGTCGAGGACAACCACCTCACCACGGTGGACGAGGACACCGTCGCCCGCTCGACCCGCGGCGAGGCCCGACGGCTCGCGAGGATCGCCGCCGACGGCTGA
- a CDS encoding bifunctional aldolase/short-chain dehydrogenase has protein sequence MTSHPEASALLARSNRLGADPRNTNYAGGNTSAKGTATDPVSGTDTELMWVKGSGGDLGTLGESGLAVLRLDRLRALVDVYPGVEREDEMVAAFDYCLHGKGGAAPSIDTAMHGLVDAPHVDHLHPDSGIALACAADGAALTRECFGDSVVWVDWRRPGFQLGLDIAAVKEANPAAIGCVLGGHGITAWGRTSDECEANSLRIIGEAERFLAERGRPEPFGPALDGYGALPEAERRERAAALAPLLRGLASTDRPQVGHFTDTEPVLDFLASAEHPRLAALGTSCPDHFLRTKVRPLVLDLPPGAPADEVTARLRQLHAEYRAEYAAYYERHATPDSPAMRGADPAIVLVPGVGMFSFGKDKQTARVAGEFYLNAINVMRGAEAVSRYTPIEESEKFRIEYWALEEAKLQRMPKPKPLATRVALVTGAGSGIGKAVAHRLVAEGACVVVADLNGENAATVAKELGGADKAVAVTADVTDEEQITAAFRQAVLAFGGVDLVVNNAGISISKPLLETTARDWDLQHDIMARGSFLVSREAARVMTEQAMGGDIVYIVSKNAVFAGPNNIAYSATKADQAHQVRLLAAELGGEGIRVNGVNPDGVVRGSGIFAAGWGAQRAAVYGVEEEKLGEFYAQRTLLKREVLPEHVANAVFALTGGDLTHTTGLHVPVDAGVAAAFLR, from the coding sequence ATGACGTCCCACCCCGAGGCATCGGCGCTGCTCGCGCGTTCCAACCGCTTGGGCGCCGACCCGCGCAACACCAACTACGCGGGCGGCAACACGTCCGCCAAGGGCACGGCCACCGACCCGGTGAGCGGCACCGACACCGAGCTGATGTGGGTCAAGGGGTCCGGTGGTGACCTGGGCACGCTCGGCGAGTCCGGGCTGGCCGTGCTGCGGCTCGACCGGCTGCGCGCCCTGGTGGACGTCTATCCGGGGGTGGAGCGCGAGGACGAGATGGTCGCGGCCTTCGACTACTGCCTGCACGGCAAGGGCGGCGCGGCCCCGTCCATCGACACCGCCATGCACGGCCTGGTCGACGCGCCGCACGTGGACCACCTGCACCCCGACTCCGGCATCGCGCTGGCCTGCGCCGCCGACGGGGCAGCGCTGACCCGCGAGTGCTTCGGGGACAGCGTGGTGTGGGTGGACTGGCGCCGCCCCGGCTTCCAGCTCGGGCTGGACATCGCCGCCGTCAAGGAGGCCAACCCGGCGGCGATCGGCTGTGTCCTCGGCGGGCACGGCATCACCGCGTGGGGGCGTACCTCCGACGAGTGCGAGGCCAACTCGCTGCGCATCATCGGGGAGGCGGAGCGCTTCCTGGCGGAGCGCGGCAGGCCCGAGCCCTTCGGTCCCGCGCTGGACGGGTACGGCGCGCTGCCCGAGGCCGAGCGGCGGGAGCGGGCCGCCGCCCTCGCGCCGCTGCTGCGCGGTCTCGCTTCCACGGACCGGCCGCAGGTCGGCCACTTCACCGACACCGAGCCCGTCCTGGACTTCCTGGCGAGCGCCGAGCATCCGCGGCTCGCCGCGCTCGGCACCTCCTGCCCCGACCACTTCCTGCGCACGAAGGTCCGGCCGCTGGTCCTCGACCTGCCGCCGGGCGCGCCGGCCGACGAAGTGACCGCCAGGCTCCGGCAGTTGCACGCGGAATACCGCGCCGAGTACGCCGCGTACTACGAGCGGCACGCCACCCCTGACTCGCCCGCGATGCGCGGAGCCGACCCGGCGATCGTGCTCGTGCCCGGCGTGGGCATGTTCTCGTTCGGCAAGGACAAGCAGACGGCGCGGGTCGCCGGGGAGTTCTACCTCAACGCGATCAATGTGATGCGCGGCGCCGAGGCCGTCTCCCGCTACACCCCCATCGAGGAGTCGGAGAAGTTCCGTATCGAGTACTGGGCGCTGGAGGAGGCGAAGCTCCAGCGGATGCCGAAGCCCAAGCCGCTGGCGACCAGGGTCGCGCTGGTGACGGGGGCCGGTTCCGGCATCGGCAAGGCCGTGGCGCACCGGCTGGTCGCCGAGGGTGCGTGTGTGGTCGTCGCGGATCTGAACGGGGAGAACGCCGCCACCGTCGCCAAGGAACTGGGCGGCGCGGACAAGGCGGTGGCCGTCACCGCCGACGTGACGGACGAGGAACAGATCACCGCCGCCTTCCGGCAGGCCGTGCTGGCCTTCGGCGGGGTCGACCTGGTCGTCAACAACGCGGGCATCTCCATCTCGAAGCCGCTGCTGGAGACCACCGCGCGGGACTGGGACCTGCAGCACGACATCATGGCGCGCGGCTCGTTCCTGGTGTCACGGGAGGCGGCCCGGGTCATGACGGAGCAGGCGATGGGCGGTGACATCGTCTACATCGTCTCGAAGAACGCCGTCTTCGCCGGCCCCAACAACATCGCCTACTCGGCGACCAAGGCCGACCAGGCGCACCAGGTGCGGCTGCTGGCAGCGGAGTTGGGGGGCGAGGGGATCAGGGTAAACGGGGTCAATCCGGACGGTGTGGTGCGCGGCTCCGGGATCTTCGCGGCCGGCTGGGGCGCGCAGCGCGCCGCCGTCTACGGGGTGGAGGAGGAGAAGCTGGGCGAGTTCTACGCGCAGCGCACCTTGCTCAAGCGCGAGGTGCTGCCCGAGCATGTCGCCAACGCCGTCTTCGCGCTCACCGGCGGCGATCTGACCCACACCACCGGGCTGCACGTGCCGGTGGACGCGGGCGTGGCGGCGGCGTTCCTGCGCTGA
- the uraH gene encoding hydroxyisourate hydrolase has translation MSTDTTASVSTHILDTSVGRPASGVRIDLAARSGAAGDWVALGGSATDPDGRCKDLPALPAGTTHVRLDFATEAYFTEHTEHTDRRAEAQQDAPALRDSGAFFPEVAITFSVNPGEHYHVPLLLNPFGYSVYRGS, from the coding sequence TTGAGCACCGACACCACCGCCTCGGTGTCCACGCACATCCTGGACACCAGCGTCGGACGCCCGGCGTCCGGCGTCCGGATCGACCTCGCCGCCCGCAGCGGCGCGGCCGGCGACTGGGTGGCGCTCGGCGGCTCCGCGACGGACCCCGACGGGCGCTGCAAGGACCTGCCGGCGCTGCCGGCGGGCACCACGCACGTACGACTCGACTTCGCGACCGAGGCGTACTTCACCGAACACACCGAACACACAGACAGGCGAGCCGAGGCACAGCAGGACGCCCCCGCGCTACGGGACAGCGGTGCGTTTTTCCCGGAGGTGGCGATCACATTCAGCGTCAACCCCGGCGAGCACTATCATGTACCGCTGCTGCTCAACCCGTTCGGCTACTCCGTTTACAGAGGGAGCTAG
- the pucL gene encoding factor-independent urate hydroxylase encodes MPTILGQNQYGKAENRVVKITRDGDTHHIKDLNVSVALSGEMEDVHYSGSNANVLPTDTTKNTVYAFAKEHGIESAEQFGIHLARHFVASQEQIHQARIRIEEYAWDRIATSDGNSQFIGADEVRHSFVRKGQETRVSQITYDGASWQIISGLKDLTVLNSTNSEFWGYAKDKYTTLPEAYDRILATQVAAKWRYNWTSDDQRMPNWDKSYEQAKKHMLQAFAETYSLSLQQTMYQMGSRIINSRSEIDEIRFSLPNKHHFLVDLEPFGLKNENEVYYAADRPYGLIEATILRDGVEPQIPVDLTNL; translated from the coding sequence ATGCCCACGATTCTCGGCCAGAACCAGTACGGCAAAGCGGAGAACCGCGTCGTCAAGATCACGCGGGACGGCGACACCCACCACATCAAGGACCTGAACGTCTCCGTCGCCCTCTCCGGCGAGATGGAGGACGTCCACTACTCGGGCTCCAACGCCAACGTCCTGCCGACCGACACCACCAAGAACACGGTGTACGCGTTCGCCAAGGAGCACGGCATAGAGTCCGCCGAGCAGTTCGGCATCCATCTGGCCCGGCACTTCGTGGCCAGCCAGGAGCAGATCCACCAGGCGCGTATCAGGATCGAGGAGTACGCCTGGGACCGCATCGCGACCTCGGACGGCAACTCGCAGTTCATCGGGGCCGACGAGGTCAGGCACTCCTTCGTCCGCAAGGGCCAGGAGACCCGGGTCAGCCAGATCACCTACGACGGTGCGTCCTGGCAGATCATCTCGGGCCTCAAGGACCTGACGGTGCTCAACTCGACCAACTCCGAGTTCTGGGGTTACGCCAAGGACAAGTACACGACGCTGCCCGAGGCCTACGACCGGATACTCGCCACCCAGGTCGCCGCCAAGTGGCGCTACAACTGGACCTCCGACGACCAGCGCATGCCCAACTGGGACAAGTCGTACGAGCAGGCGAAGAAGCACATGCTCCAGGCCTTCGCCGAGACGTACTCGCTCTCGCTCCAGCAGACGATGTACCAGATGGGCTCGCGGATCATCAACAGCCGAAGCGAGATCGACGAGATCCGTTTCTCGCTCCCCAACAAGCACCATTTCCTGGTGGATCTGGAGCCGTTCGGGCTCAAGAACGAGAACGAGGTGTATTACGCGGCCGACCGGCCGTACGGCCTGATCGAGGCGACCATCCTCCGGGACGGCGTCGAGCCGCAGATCCCGGTCGACCTGACCAACCTCTGA
- a CDS encoding chitosanase, whose amino-acid sequence MIHPLRRLLLLLFALALTACAACTTASGASVGLDDPVKKKTAMQLVSSAENSSLDWQAQYRYIEDIHDNRGYTAGIIGFCTGCGDLLQVVRRYTKAEPDNPLKPFIPALTAVKGSDSHEGLGDPFVSAWRKAAADPAMRAAQDAERDRQYFNPAVGQAKADGLGALGQFIYYDAFVMHGAEDSPGSVGFNTLRERAMKKVRTPHDGGDQTAYLNAFLDVRVDAIRHEPTHADTSRIDTAQRVFLKQGNLDLDTPLSWKVYGDSYHIAKR is encoded by the coding sequence GTGATCCACCCGCTCCGCCGTTTGCTGCTCCTCCTGTTCGCACTGGCGCTCACCGCGTGCGCCGCCTGCACCACCGCCTCGGGCGCGTCCGTGGGGCTCGACGACCCGGTGAAGAAGAAGACCGCGATGCAGCTGGTGTCCAGCGCGGAGAACTCGTCGCTGGACTGGCAGGCGCAGTACCGCTACATCGAGGACATCCACGACAACCGCGGCTACACCGCGGGCATCATCGGCTTCTGCACCGGCTGCGGCGATCTGCTCCAGGTCGTCCGGCGGTACACGAAGGCCGAGCCCGACAACCCGCTGAAGCCGTTCATCCCCGCGCTCACCGCGGTCAAGGGCAGCGACTCGCACGAAGGTCTCGGCGATCCCTTCGTCAGCGCCTGGCGGAAGGCGGCGGCGGATCCCGCGATGCGGGCCGCGCAGGACGCCGAGCGGGACCGGCAGTACTTCAACCCGGCCGTCGGCCAGGCGAAGGCCGACGGGCTCGGCGCGCTGGGGCAGTTCATCTACTACGACGCGTTCGTGATGCACGGCGCCGAGGACTCCCCCGGCTCGGTCGGCTTCAACACCCTGCGCGAGCGCGCCATGAAGAAGGTCAGGACCCCGCACGACGGCGGCGACCAGACGGCGTATCTGAACGCGTTCCTGGACGTACGGGTCGACGCGATCCGCCACGAGCCGACGCACGCCGACACCAGCAGGATCGACACGGCGCAGCGGGTCTTCCTGAAGCAGGGCAATCTGGATCTCGACACCCCGCTCAGCTGGAAGGTCTACGGCGACAGCTACCACATCGCCAAGCGCTGA
- the uraD gene encoding 2-oxo-4-hydroxy-4-carboxy-5-ureidoimidazoline decarboxylase, with protein sequence MRSPSSTATEAPVTYRQPPGLTRFNTLPDAAATAALREVCAAPAWGSSLLAERPYATVDALLTAADRATADLSDASLAEAMAGHPPIGRPKPGDPASAREQRGMADASEALRTEMLELNLAYQERFGHVFLICATGATGEQMRDALRTRSGHTPEQERAIVRTELGKINRIRLTRLVAAGEEE encoded by the coding sequence ATGCGGAGCCCGTCCAGCACAGCCACGGAGGCTCCCGTGACGTATCGCCAGCCGCCGGGTCTCACCCGGTTCAACACCTTGCCCGACGCGGCGGCCACCGCCGCGCTGCGTGAGGTGTGCGCCGCCCCCGCCTGGGGGAGCAGCCTGCTCGCGGAGCGTCCCTACGCCACCGTGGACGCGCTGCTCACCGCCGCCGACCGGGCGACGGCCGACCTGTCCGACGCTTCTCTCGCCGAGGCGATGGCGGGTCATCCGCCGATCGGCCGGCCCAAGCCGGGCGATCCCGCCTCGGCCAGGGAACAGCGCGGGATGGCGGACGCCTCCGAGGCGCTGAGGACAGAGATGCTCGAACTGAATCTGGCCTACCAGGAGAGGTTCGGACATGTCTTCCTGATCTGCGCGACCGGCGCCACCGGCGAGCAGATGCGGGACGCGCTGCGGACCCGGTCGGGTCATACGCCCGAGCAGGAGCGTGCGATCGTGCGCACCGAACTGGGCAAGATCAACCGTATCCGGCTGACCCGTCTCGTGGCGGCCGGAGAAGAGGAGTGA
- the rhaI gene encoding L-rhamnose isomerase has product MPDLSTVKAALKSQVIETPSWGYGNSGTRFKVFTQEGVPRDPYEKLNDAAQVHAATGVAPVVSLHIPWDKVDDYGALKKHAQELGLRLGGINANVFQDDDFKLGSVTNPDPRIRRKAVAHLLECVDIMDVTGSHDLKLWFSDGTNYPGQDDIVERQDRLAEALAEVYARLGDDQRILLEYKLFEPAFYTTDVPDWGTSYAHCLTLGEKAQVVVDTGHHAPGTNIEFIVAFLLRQGKLGGFDFNSRFYADDDLMVGAADPFQLFRILHEVAKNGGFAPETGVAFMLDQCHNIEAKIPAVIRSVMNVQEATAKALLVDTEALRAAQRSGDVLASNAVLMDAYNTDVRPLLAEVREEQGLNPDPVAAYRASGWAERIVAERVGGEQAGWGA; this is encoded by the coding sequence ATGCCTGACCTGTCGACCGTGAAGGCCGCACTGAAGTCGCAGGTGATCGAGACCCCGTCGTGGGGGTACGGCAACTCGGGCACACGGTTCAAGGTCTTCACCCAGGAGGGGGTCCCCAGGGACCCGTACGAGAAGCTGAACGACGCGGCGCAGGTGCACGCGGCGACCGGCGTCGCCCCCGTCGTGTCGCTGCACATCCCCTGGGACAAGGTCGACGACTACGGCGCGCTCAAGAAGCACGCGCAGGAGCTGGGGCTGCGGCTCGGCGGGATCAACGCCAACGTCTTCCAGGACGACGACTTCAAGCTCGGGTCCGTGACCAACCCGGACCCCAGGATCAGGCGCAAGGCCGTCGCCCATCTGCTGGAGTGCGTCGACATCATGGATGTCACGGGCTCGCACGACCTGAAGCTCTGGTTCTCCGACGGCACCAACTACCCCGGCCAGGACGACATCGTCGAGCGCCAGGACCGGCTCGCCGAGGCGCTGGCCGAGGTGTACGCGCGGCTCGGCGACGACCAGCGGATCCTGCTGGAGTACAAGCTCTTCGAACCGGCCTTCTACACCACCGACGTACCGGACTGGGGCACGTCCTACGCGCACTGCCTCACCCTCGGCGAGAAGGCACAGGTCGTGGTGGACACCGGGCACCACGCGCCCGGCACCAACATCGAGTTCATCGTGGCGTTCCTGCTGCGCCAGGGGAAGCTCGGCGGCTTCGACTTCAACTCGCGCTTCTACGCCGACGACGACCTGATGGTGGGCGCCGCCGACCCGTTCCAGCTCTTCCGGATCCTGCACGAGGTGGCCAAGAACGGCGGCTTCGCCCCGGAGACCGGCGTCGCCTTCATGCTCGACCAGTGCCACAACATCGAGGCGAAGATCCCGGCCGTCATCCGTTCGGTGATGAACGTGCAGGAGGCGACGGCCAAGGCGCTGCTGGTGGACACCGAGGCACTGCGTGCCGCACAGCGCTCCGGCGATGTGCTCGCCTCCAACGCGGTGCTGATGGACGCCTACAACACCGACGTACGCCCGCTGCTCGCCGAGGTGCGCGAGGAGCAGGGGCTGAACCCCGACCCGGTCGCCGCCTACCGCGCGAGCGGCTGGGCCGAGCGGATCGTCGCCGAGCGTGTCGGCGGCGAACAGGCCGGCTGGGGCGCCTGA
- a CDS encoding helix-turn-helix domain-containing protein, which produces MEPLDHPFIAAVKPLVDAMGGELMAPGDARPDDVVLAWEGADVVAVRLPQLADSLDHILAALERTYGMPLADLDRKSKQSAVRTLEARGAFSVRHGVETVASALGVSRFTVYNYLNRANAADSD; this is translated from the coding sequence ATGGAGCCGCTCGATCACCCGTTCATCGCCGCGGTGAAGCCGCTGGTGGACGCCATGGGCGGCGAGCTGATGGCGCCCGGCGACGCGAGACCCGACGATGTCGTGCTGGCCTGGGAAGGCGCGGACGTCGTCGCCGTACGCCTGCCGCAGCTCGCCGACTCGCTCGACCACATCCTGGCGGCGCTGGAGCGTACGTACGGGATGCCGCTGGCCGACCTCGACCGTAAGTCCAAGCAGTCGGCGGTCCGGACCCTGGAGGCACGCGGTGCCTTTTCGGTACGCCACGGGGTGGAGACGGTGGCGAGCGCGCTCGGCGTCAGCCGTTTCACTGTGTACAACTACCTGAACAGGGCCAACGCGGCCGACAGCGACTAG
- a CDS encoding chitosanase, with amino-acid sequence MAATAPVPTGTVTAVTAANPAAATGLDDPAKKDIAMRLVSSAENSSLDWQAQYSYIEDIGDGRGYTAGIIGFCSGTGDMLDLVEAYTADEPDNPLASYLPALREVDGTDSHEGLDGFPEAWQQAADDPAFQTAQNNERDRVYFDPAVSRAKQDGLGTLGQFIYYDAIVMHGDGGDDTSFGSIRERALAQAETPAQGGDEVTYLNAFLDARVWAMKQEEAHSDTSRVDTAQRVFLDAGNLNLDPPLDWKVYGESFHIG; translated from the coding sequence ATGGCGGCCACGGCGCCCGTCCCGACGGGTACCGTCACCGCTGTGACCGCAGCGAACCCGGCAGCAGCGACCGGCCTCGACGACCCCGCGAAGAAGGACATCGCGATGCGGCTCGTCTCCAGCGCCGAGAACTCGTCGCTGGACTGGCAGGCGCAGTACAGCTACATCGAGGACATCGGCGACGGCCGCGGCTACACCGCCGGCATCATCGGCTTCTGCTCGGGCACCGGCGACATGCTCGATCTGGTCGAGGCGTACACGGCGGACGAGCCGGACAACCCGCTGGCCTCCTATCTGCCGGCGCTGCGCGAGGTCGACGGCACGGACTCGCACGAAGGTCTCGACGGATTCCCCGAGGCGTGGCAACAGGCCGCCGACGACCCGGCGTTCCAGACCGCGCAGAACAACGAGCGGGACCGGGTGTACTTCGACCCGGCCGTCAGCCGGGCCAAGCAGGACGGGCTCGGCACCCTCGGTCAGTTCATCTACTACGACGCCATCGTGATGCACGGCGACGGCGGCGACGACACCAGCTTCGGCTCCATCAGGGAGCGGGCGCTGGCCCAGGCCGAGACGCCGGCGCAGGGCGGTGACGAGGTCACGTACCTCAACGCCTTCCTGGACGCCCGGGTCTGGGCGATGAAGCAGGAGGAGGCGCACTCGGACACCAGCCGGGTGGACACCGCGCAGCGCGTGTTCCTCGACGCGGGCAATCTGAATCTGGACCCGCCGCTCGACTGGAAGGTCTACGGCGAGAGCTTCCACATCGGCTGA